From the genome of Candidatus Polarisedimenticolia bacterium, one region includes:
- a CDS encoding MopE-related protein: protein MSLRKTFAWVILAWFGSLGLSYANWTASGTFRYTDREFDQNGFTGVEPPVPIRLATVEVRDANQSGNKGLLATTATDANGNFSVLVSDTKTRTVYVRVLSVSTAVSGLFLRVENVIIPKNVYAVASSNVPNHSPSTNVNFGTITAAIGTGGSAFNIYDTGLRSVDYFAALNGARPSSQNLLTLEWEPASGNVVSSYNYSAKRVHVGDPSSYNDTVIAHETGHYAYHLVSGQDNPGGVHHLTDCNQDVRLAYDEGRATWYGQSVRRYFNLPRPDLYVKTTGAPGPGNLDFYFDVETETPYFCSGSASEVAVYAALWDVNDSASTADGSAGVDDETLSRPDADNWDVDKNYITTATDRSLEDFWDGWFTRGKGFKTDMISAFQRTNVEFYPDLLEPNGTVATASFNAANGALVHQTYFADVNGDGVGEADTDYFFFSGAAGTSYTIETLNPWGAPNTSLELLASNGSTVLATGSSLIAYTPSTSGTLYVRSFHAASFGVYGSYDFRISGNLPVDADGDTYFSDVDCNDSNPAIHPGATEICNGVDDNCASGIDEGFDADSDTYTTCGGDCNDANAAIHPGATEICNGVDDNCASGIDEGFDADSDTYRTCDGDCNDANPAVHPGATEVCNGVDDNCASGIDEGFDADSDTYTTCGGDCNDTNPAVHPGVSEVCSNGIDDNCNSLTDGADPACQVDTVLITKAEFKNAGHRLTVWATSTAAPGAVLTLVGYGTMTYDSANNRYTFTQNNTSNPGTVTVTSSQGGSDTEVVTVL, encoded by the coding sequence ATGTCCCTCCGAAAGACATTCGCCTGGGTAATCCTGGCGTGGTTCGGTTCTCTGGGCCTGTCCTATGCGAACTGGACCGCTTCGGGGACGTTCCGGTACACCGATCGGGAATTCGACCAGAATGGCTTCACCGGAGTCGAGCCGCCCGTGCCCATCCGTCTTGCCACCGTGGAGGTCCGCGACGCGAACCAATCCGGAAACAAAGGACTCCTGGCGACGACCGCCACCGACGCGAACGGCAACTTCAGCGTCCTGGTCAGCGACACCAAGACGCGGACGGTCTACGTCCGGGTGCTTTCCGTCTCCACCGCCGTTTCCGGGCTCTTTCTCAGGGTGGAGAACGTCATCATCCCCAAGAACGTCTATGCCGTGGCCTCCTCGAACGTGCCGAACCACTCTCCGAGCACGAACGTCAACTTCGGGACGATTACGGCCGCCATCGGGACGGGCGGCAGCGCCTTCAACATCTACGACACGGGCCTGAGAAGCGTCGACTACTTCGCCGCCCTGAACGGAGCGCGGCCGAGCTCGCAGAACCTGCTCACGCTCGAATGGGAGCCCGCGTCGGGAAACGTCGTCTCGAGCTACAACTATTCCGCGAAGCGGGTGCACGTGGGCGATCCGTCGAGCTATAACGACACCGTCATCGCGCACGAGACGGGACACTACGCCTATCACCTCGTTTCGGGACAGGACAATCCCGGCGGCGTGCATCACCTCACGGACTGCAATCAGGACGTCCGGCTCGCCTATGACGAGGGCCGGGCGACCTGGTACGGCCAGTCGGTGCGACGCTATTTCAACCTTCCGCGCCCCGACCTTTATGTGAAGACGACCGGGGCTCCTGGACCGGGCAATCTCGATTTCTACTTCGACGTGGAAACCGAAACCCCTTACTTCTGCAGCGGCAGCGCGAGCGAGGTCGCGGTCTACGCCGCGCTGTGGGACGTCAACGATTCCGCGTCGACGGCCGATGGGTCGGCGGGGGTGGACGACGAGACGCTGTCGCGGCCGGACGCCGACAATTGGGACGTCGACAAGAACTACATCACGACGGCGACCGATCGGAGCCTCGAAGACTTCTGGGACGGCTGGTTCACTCGGGGCAAGGGATTCAAGACCGACATGATTTCCGCGTTTCAGCGCACCAACGTGGAGTTCTACCCCGACTTGCTCGAGCCGAACGGAACGGTCGCGACCGCCTCCTTCAACGCGGCGAACGGGGCGCTGGTCCATCAGACCTATTTCGCGGACGTGAACGGCGATGGGGTGGGCGAAGCGGACACCGATTACTTCTTCTTCAGCGGTGCGGCGGGGACGTCGTACACGATCGAGACCCTGAATCCCTGGGGCGCGCCGAATACTTCTCTGGAGCTGCTGGCAAGCAACGGCTCGACCGTCCTGGCTACCGGCTCCTCGCTCATCGCCTATACCCCGTCCACCAGCGGAACGCTGTACGTTCGCTCCTTCCACGCCGCCAGCTTCGGAGTCTACGGCAGCTATGACTTCCGGATCTCCGGGAACCTCCCGGTCGACGCCGACGGGGACACCTACTTCAGCGACGTCGATTGCAACGATTCGAACCCGGCCATCCATCCCGGCGCGACGGAGATCTGCAACGGGGTGGACGACAACTGCGCGTCGGGGATCGACGAGGGCTTCGACGCCGATTCCGACACTTACACGACGTGCGGCGGCGACTGCAACGATGCAAACGCGGCCATCCACCCCGGCGCGACCGAGATCTGCAACGGCGTGGACGACAACTGCGCGTCGGGGATCGACGAGGGCTTCGACGCCGATTCCGACACCTACCGGACGTGCGACGGCGATTGCAACGACGCGAATCCGGCCGTCCATCCGGGCGCGACGGAGGTCTGCAACGGGGTGGACGACAACTGCGCGTCGGGGATCGACGAGGGCTTCGACGCCGATTCCGACACCTACACGACCTGCGGCGGCGACTGCAACGACACGAATCCGGCCGTCCATCCGGGCGTTTCCGAGGTTTGCTCGAACGGCATCGACGACAACTGCAACTCCCTGACGGACGGGGCGGATCCCGCCTGCCAGGTCGACACGGTCCTCATCACGAAAGCGGAATTCAAGAACGCCGGGCACCGGCTCACCGTATGGGCGACGAGCACCGCGGCCCCCGGGGCCGTTCTCACGCTGGTGGGATACGGGACGATGACCTACGACAGCGCCAACAACCGCTACACGTTCACGCAGAACAACACGTCCAATCCCGGGACGGTCACCGTCACGTCGAGCCAGGGCGGCTCCGACACCGAAGTCGTGACCGTGCTGTAA
- a CDS encoding peptidyl-prolyl cis-trans isomerase, producing the protein MLNVFRENLRHLKWILVAVVLSFILTIFAVWGGGIGGGRSAADRDRESWAARIGDQIIGVQAFQQEARNMEYTYRQILGSQFEQQRPFLRLGQAAVNRLVDREILTREAADAGLKVSEQEVAEAIMKNPSFQQNGVFIGRERYEQLFRGNEARFEDFERQIRQDLLLDKLRSVVEDSAMVSEAELREAYTRQNEKASVQYFVLSSARLPAGPPTEAAIEQYYRQHAADYPSGEGRSGRFVLFDLNDLASKIDVPEAEIRSQYAQGQKTQYTLPERRRASHILIKLKSDATPDQVKSAEDKARKALARVRSGEDFAKVAREVSEDSSASAGGDLNYFAREQMVREFSDAAWSLKVGQISDVVRSPFGFHVIRLTDMQPGHEMSLAEARPQILASLRRERAAPEAQRGAQEFAARLRAAGGDFAKAAAAAGLPVRDFRDFHRGDEFPSLGRQPALEAQLFSLKPGAAGEAVPLSMGVAVVQFLSATPGAPLPLAKVKERVRTDLVKQGRVGGAARMIAAAGGASDLASTAKRLKVELKSEPALARGGALPGLEGDPEAMSRIFALKPGETLGPVAVSDGVAMVRIVARPDPLDGFEAQKETVRSNLLAAKKDRLFRAYLQRLRSAHRVEINTALVEQVDRA; encoded by the coding sequence ATGTTGAACGTCTTCCGGGAGAACCTGAGGCATCTCAAATGGATCCTCGTCGCCGTCGTCCTCTCCTTCATCCTGACGATCTTCGCCGTCTGGGGCGGAGGGATTGGGGGGGGGCGGAGCGCTGCCGATCGCGATCGCGAGTCCTGGGCGGCCCGCATCGGCGATCAGATCATCGGCGTTCAGGCTTTCCAGCAGGAAGCCCGCAACATGGAGTACACCTACCGGCAGATTCTCGGATCGCAGTTCGAGCAGCAGCGGCCGTTTCTCCGGCTCGGACAGGCGGCGGTCAACCGCCTCGTCGACCGCGAGATCCTCACCCGGGAGGCCGCCGACGCGGGATTGAAAGTCTCGGAGCAGGAAGTGGCGGAGGCCATCATGAAGAACCCGTCGTTTCAGCAGAACGGCGTCTTCATCGGCAGGGAGCGTTACGAGCAGCTCTTCCGGGGCAACGAGGCGAGGTTCGAGGACTTCGAGCGCCAGATACGCCAGGACCTGCTGCTCGACAAGCTCCGATCGGTCGTCGAGGATTCCGCGATGGTGAGCGAGGCCGAGCTGCGGGAGGCTTACACCCGGCAAAACGAGAAGGCGTCCGTTCAGTATTTCGTCCTGAGCAGCGCGCGGCTTCCGGCCGGGCCGCCGACCGAGGCCGCGATCGAGCAGTACTACCGCCAGCACGCCGCGGACTATCCGTCAGGGGAAGGACGGTCCGGGCGGTTCGTGCTCTTCGACCTCAACGACCTCGCCTCGAAGATCGATGTTCCGGAAGCGGAGATCCGGTCGCAGTACGCTCAGGGGCAGAAAACCCAGTACACGCTGCCGGAGCGGCGCCGGGCCAGCCACATCCTGATCAAGCTCAAGAGCGACGCCACGCCCGATCAAGTGAAGAGCGCCGAAGACAAGGCGAGAAAAGCGCTCGCCCGGGTTCGCTCCGGAGAGGACTTCGCCAAGGTCGCCCGCGAGGTTTCGGAGGACTCCAGCGCCTCCGCGGGCGGCGACCTCAACTATTTCGCTCGCGAACAGATGGTGCGTGAATTCTCGGATGCCGCCTGGTCGCTGAAGGTCGGCCAAATCTCGGACGTGGTTCGGTCCCCCTTCGGCTTTCATGTCATCCGCTTGACCGACATGCAGCCGGGCCACGAAATGTCCTTGGCGGAGGCCCGCCCCCAGATCCTCGCCTCGCTGAGGCGGGAACGAGCCGCCCCCGAAGCGCAGCGTGGCGCGCAGGAATTTGCCGCGAGGCTCAGGGCGGCGGGAGGCGATTTCGCCAAAGCCGCCGCGGCCGCGGGCTTGCCCGTCCGTGATTTCCGGGACTTCCACCGGGGCGACGAATTCCCGTCCCTGGGCCGCCAGCCGGCGCTGGAAGCGCAGCTCTTTTCGCTGAAACCAGGCGCCGCCGGGGAGGCCGTGCCTCTCTCCATGGGAGTGGCGGTGGTCCAGTTCCTTTCGGCGACTCCCGGCGCTCCCCTGCCGCTCGCGAAGGTGAAGGAGCGCGTTCGGACCGATTTGGTCAAACAGGGCCGCGTCGGCGGCGCCGCGCGGATGATTGCCGCCGCGGGCGGCGCCTCCGATCTCGCGTCCACCGCTAAGAGGCTCAAGGTCGAGCTGAAGAGCGAGCCGGCGCTGGCGCGCGGGGGCGCCCTGCCGGGCCTCGAGGGCGATCCGGAGGCGATGAGTCGGATCTTCGCCCTCAAGCCCGGGGAGACCCTGGGCCCGGTGGCCGTATCCGACGGAGTCGCCATGGTGCGGATAGTTGCCCGTCCCGACCCGCTCGACGGTTTCGAAGCGCAGAAGGAAACGGTGCGGAGCAACCTCTTGGCGGCCAAGAAGGACCGGCTGTTCCGCGCTTACCTCCAGAGGCTGCGGTCGGCCCATCGTGTGGAGATCAATACCGCCCTCGTGGAGCAAGTCGATCGCGCCTGA
- a CDS encoding FecR domain-containing protein, with translation MSTRQSASGNILLDWFTVSYRTIVLSIVFLVGAAGAVFLFYYLRAAAGDTPEGLALQELTRAERLFSEAESSARDDQFGQSITQAGRLLESARRCYRDRDFSPSRELSLQSQSISRKILEANSTENSFTAKVYRFEGDVKLKRVRQFVWKSVTGNVALKVGDQIKTSSNGSAQIVYFDGAITTIKPGSLLEIRELFEDPATKVRKVRERLNFGGVLSTTQGGNATGSFHEVSTETSVARAEDRAQMAIEYDQQQKVTRAAVESGEAEVSSGGSTVKLGRLEQVRISGSQQFAPKEAILGSPSLVEPIDQRVFVYEPGQKATTALKWGKVAGADSYRLQISQQPLFGLLLLDKPDVTSTSVVLPDLASGGYYWRVSARDTRGTEGAFSETRKFRIGSERERGPGDKVPPPLQIIDFLPSGALVIVKGRTEPAAAIAIDGQPVDVYDDGTFTAVVKMKHDGPNTLEIVSQDTSGNETRIRKSVYVETY, from the coding sequence GTGTCAACCCGGCAATCCGCCTCGGGGAACATCCTCCTCGACTGGTTCACCGTCTCCTACCGCACCATCGTTCTGAGCATCGTCTTCCTGGTCGGGGCCGCCGGCGCCGTCTTTCTCTTCTATTATCTGCGCGCCGCGGCGGGGGACACTCCGGAGGGTCTCGCACTGCAAGAGCTGACCCGGGCCGAGCGCTTGTTCAGCGAAGCGGAGTCGTCGGCGCGCGACGACCAGTTCGGACAGTCGATCACCCAGGCGGGAAGGCTGCTCGAATCGGCGAGACGATGCTATCGAGACCGCGACTTTTCGCCATCCCGGGAGCTGTCGCTCCAATCGCAGTCGATCTCGCGGAAGATCCTGGAAGCGAACAGCACCGAGAACAGCTTCACCGCCAAGGTCTACCGCTTCGAGGGCGACGTGAAGCTCAAGCGGGTGCGCCAGTTCGTCTGGAAAAGCGTCACGGGAAACGTCGCCTTGAAGGTCGGGGATCAGATCAAGACATCCTCCAACGGCAGCGCCCAGATCGTCTACTTCGACGGCGCCATCACGACCATCAAGCCCGGATCGCTCTTGGAAATCCGCGAGCTCTTCGAGGACCCCGCGACGAAGGTCCGGAAAGTCCGGGAGCGCCTGAATTTTGGCGGCGTCCTTTCCACGACGCAGGGGGGCAACGCCACCGGTTCCTTCCATGAGGTATCGACCGAAACCTCGGTGGCCCGGGCCGAGGATCGGGCGCAGATGGCGATCGAGTACGACCAGCAGCAGAAAGTCACCCGCGCCGCCGTCGAAAGCGGCGAAGCCGAGGTCAGTTCGGGAGGCAGCACGGTCAAGCTCGGCCGGCTGGAGCAGGTGAGGATCAGCGGGTCGCAGCAATTCGCCCCCAAGGAGGCGATTCTGGGCTCGCCCTCGCTCGTGGAACCCATCGATCAGCGGGTCTTCGTGTACGAGCCCGGCCAGAAGGCGACGACCGCGCTGAAGTGGGGCAAAGTGGCCGGCGCCGATTCCTACCGACTGCAAATCTCCCAGCAGCCTCTTTTCGGCCTGCTGCTCCTGGACAAGCCCGATGTGACCTCCACGTCGGTGGTGCTTCCCGATCTGGCTTCCGGCGGCTACTACTGGAGGGTCAGCGCCCGCGACACCCGGGGCACCGAGGGGGCGTTCTCGGAGACGCGCAAGTTCCGGATCGGGTCGGAGCGGGAAAGGGGCCCGGGCGACAAGGTCCCTCCCCCCCTGCAAATCATCGACTTCCTGCCCAGCGGGGCGCTGGTGATCGTCAAGGGGAGGACCGAGCCGGCGGCGGCCATCGCGATCGACGGACAGCCGGTGGATGTGTATGACGACGGAACGTTCACCGCGGTCGTCAAGATGAAGCACGACGGCCCCAATACTCTGGAGATCGTCTCCCAGGACACTTCGGGAAACGAGACGAGAATCCGCAAGAGCGTCTACGTGGAAACCTACTGA
- a CDS encoding sensor domain-containing diguanylate cyclase — MASPREILVLIEDETKPGSLVRPASGTGARLRVKRWGRLAGEDLSRRGLEAVVFKSADDDGERRLRRKLSSMLPRGVARIALTPRGSARALNGRGPGADLHLSAPVDLRILTALLAKSRRCRELEEISRRSRRVAGELSRYLKVLGEIMRNSNAEFEPKRIMDMAMLKVRNLCPVDSWSIFLVDEEKSCLVLESAGGAEMGGRRGSRLGMGEGLAGRVLRARAPILISRQGESRSTLPMPEIPERFEWSGVLGLPLLSRGKAIGAVELIQGPHRPAFRRRGVRALALLLEPVAIAIENALLLKRSEELSITDDLTKLFNSRYLNSYLLREVQRSRRYGASVSLIFLDLDGFKNVNDGHGHLAGSRALVEVGAVIRNMVREIDVVSRFGGDEFTIILPQTGPEGAMVIAERMRVRIEETVFLETFGLKVRLTASFGIACFPDHGQTKDALIQKADQAMYRVKGRGKNGVELAD; from the coding sequence ATGGCTTCCCCGCGGGAGATCCTCGTCCTGATCGAGGACGAGACGAAGCCGGGCAGCCTCGTCCGGCCGGCTTCCGGCACCGGCGCGCGCCTCCGGGTGAAGCGGTGGGGGCGTCTCGCGGGGGAGGACCTCTCCCGGCGCGGCCTGGAAGCCGTCGTCTTCAAATCGGCGGACGACGACGGGGAGCGGCGCCTCCGGCGAAAGCTCTCCAGCATGCTGCCCCGGGGCGTCGCCCGCATCGCTCTGACGCCCCGCGGATCGGCGCGGGCCCTGAACGGCCGCGGGCCGGGCGCCGACCTTCATCTCTCGGCGCCCGTGGATCTCAGGATTCTGACCGCCCTTCTGGCCAAGTCACGCCGGTGCCGCGAGCTGGAGGAGATTTCGAGGAGGTCGCGCCGCGTGGCGGGTGAGCTCTCCCGCTACTTGAAGGTCCTCGGGGAGATCATGCGAAACAGCAACGCCGAATTCGAGCCGAAGCGGATCATGGACATGGCGATGCTGAAGGTCCGGAATCTCTGTCCCGTCGATTCCTGGTCGATCTTCCTGGTGGACGAGGAGAAGAGCTGCCTGGTCCTCGAGTCGGCCGGGGGTGCCGAGATGGGGGGCCGGCGGGGATCGCGCCTCGGGATGGGGGAAGGGCTGGCCGGGCGCGTCTTGCGCGCCCGGGCGCCGATCCTCATCTCCCGTCAGGGGGAATCCCGGTCCACCCTGCCGATGCCGGAGATCCCGGAGCGGTTCGAATGGTCGGGAGTCCTGGGACTTCCGCTCCTGAGCCGGGGCAAGGCGATCGGCGCGGTGGAATTGATCCAGGGGCCTCATCGTCCAGCGTTCCGCCGGCGGGGTGTTCGCGCCCTCGCGCTGCTTCTCGAGCCGGTGGCGATCGCCATCGAAAACGCGCTGCTGCTCAAGCGCTCGGAGGAGCTTTCCATCACGGACGATCTGACCAAGCTGTTCAATTCGAGATATCTGAACAGCTATCTGCTGCGCGAGGTGCAGCGGTCGCGCCGTTACGGGGCCAGCGTCTCCTTGATCTTCCTCGATCTCGACGGCTTCAAGAACGTGAACGACGGCCACGGCCACCTGGCCGGGAGCCGCGCGCTCGTGGAAGTGGGAGCCGTGATCCGGAACATGGTGCGGGAGATCGACGTCGTGTCGCGTTTCGGAGGCGACGAGTTCACCATCATCCTCCCCCAGACCGGCCCCGAAGGGGCCATGGTCATCGCCGAGCGCATGCGAGTCCGAATCGAGGAAACCGTTTTCCTGGAGACGTTTGGCCTGAAAGTCAGGCTCACCGCGAGCTTCGGGATCGCCTGCTTTCCGGATCACGGCCAGACGAAGGACGCCCTCATCCAAAAGGCGGATCAGGCCATGTACCGGGTGAAAGGCAGGGGCAAAAACGGTGTGGAGCTGGCCGACTGA
- a CDS encoding rod shape-determining protein, protein MANNGMSWSPRSLLSLFSNDLAIDLGTANTLVYARGKGIVVCEPSIIAVNQKTGRVEAVGKEAKEMLGRTPGNIIAIRPMKDGVIADFEHTEKMLDHFIKKAHNRSLGVRPRIVIGVPSEITQVEKRAVKDSAYRAKASEVYLVEQAMVAAVGAGLPVTEPTGNMVVDIGGGTTDVAVISMAGIVYSRSVRIAGNKMDEDIVQYIKRKYNLLVGERTAEEIKINIGSAFPLEEELTMEIKGRDLVEGIPKTLVISDEEIREALSETVSNIIEAVRVALEQTPPELSADIVDKGIVLTGGGSLLKNLDKRLREETGLPVSMADDPLASVVLGTGKMLNDFNLLRKISID, encoded by the coding sequence ATGGCCAACAACGGCATGAGCTGGAGCCCGCGATCGCTCCTGAGTCTTTTCTCCAACGATCTGGCGATCGATCTCGGCACCGCCAACACGCTGGTCTATGCGCGGGGGAAGGGGATCGTGGTCTGCGAGCCCTCGATCATCGCCGTGAACCAGAAGACGGGCCGCGTCGAAGCGGTGGGCAAGGAAGCGAAGGAGATGCTCGGGAGGACGCCGGGAAACATCATTGCGATCCGTCCGATGAAGGACGGCGTCATCGCCGATTTCGAGCACACCGAGAAGATGCTGGACCACTTCATCAAGAAGGCCCATAACCGGTCCCTCGGGGTCCGCCCGCGGATCGTCATCGGGGTTCCCTCCGAGATCACCCAGGTGGAGAAGCGCGCCGTGAAGGACTCCGCCTACCGCGCCAAGGCCTCCGAGGTCTATCTGGTGGAGCAGGCGATGGTGGCGGCCGTCGGAGCCGGTCTTCCGGTCACCGAGCCGACCGGCAACATGGTGGTGGACATCGGCGGGGGAACGACGGACGTGGCGGTGATATCGATGGCCGGAATCGTATACAGCCGATCGGTGCGCATCGCCGGCAACAAGATGGACGAGGACATCGTCCAGTACATCAAGAGAAAATACAATCTCCTGGTGGGGGAGAGGACGGCGGAGGAGATCAAGATCAACATCGGCTCCGCGTTTCCGCTCGAAGAGGAACTCACGATGGAGATCAAAGGGCGGGACTTGGTGGAGGGAATACCCAAGACGCTGGTGATCTCCGACGAAGAGATCCGCGAAGCCCTGTCGGAGACGGTTTCCAACATCATCGAGGCGGTGCGGGTGGCTTTGGAGCAGACGCCGCCGGAGCTCTCGGCCGACATCGTCGACAAGGGGATCGTCCTCACGGGAGGAGGGTCCCTCCTCAAGAACCTCGACAAGCGGCTCCGGGAGGAGACCGGTCTCCCCGTCTCGATGGCGGACGATCCCCTGGCGTCGGTGGTGCTGGGCACCGGGAAGATGCTGAACGACTTCAATCTTCTCCGGAAGATTTCCATCGACTAA
- the mreC gene encoding rod shape-determining protein MreC, with the protein MNKSLPERRPFLLLVLLLSSLLVLMSSQVRTGRGTSLLEDSLLNVTGPLVRGVSGGAGSVAGLWASYVDLRGVRAQNLELRSRLGRLEEQGREGEEFRRENLRLRELLDLKRAQEFPSLAAEVLALGAVGQSRTALIGRGTRDGVRRDMPVVNRHGVVGRVIAVGERVAKVQLLIDPNSGVAGIFQRTRGQGMVVGMGDRGCRMEYVSELENVEVGDVVVTSGLDQIYPKGLTIGVVLSVEEGDQLTKNIVIRPEVDFRRLEEILVLLNPETERPPREVSP; encoded by the coding sequence ATGAACAAGTCCCTTCCGGAGCGAAGACCCTTTCTCCTCCTGGTCCTGCTCCTCTCCTCCCTGCTGGTCCTGATGTCCTCGCAGGTGCGGACCGGCCGCGGGACGAGCCTCCTCGAGGACAGTCTCCTGAACGTCACCGGACCGCTTGTCCGCGGGGTCTCGGGAGGCGCGGGTTCGGTGGCGGGCCTTTGGGCCTCGTACGTCGATCTGCGCGGCGTCCGCGCCCAAAACCTGGAGCTCCGGTCCCGGCTGGGGCGGCTCGAGGAACAGGGGCGCGAAGGCGAGGAATTCCGGCGCGAAAACCTGCGCCTGAGGGAGCTGCTCGATCTGAAGCGGGCCCAGGAATTCCCCTCCCTCGCGGCCGAAGTGCTCGCTCTGGGAGCCGTGGGACAGTCACGCACCGCCCTGATCGGGCGCGGGACGCGGGACGGGGTCCGGCGCGACATGCCGGTGGTGAACCGTCATGGGGTCGTGGGCCGCGTCATCGCCGTGGGGGAGCGCGTGGCCAAGGTGCAGCTGCTGATCGACCCGAACAGCGGCGTGGCGGGAATCTTCCAGCGAACCCGCGGGCAGGGGATGGTGGTGGGCATGGGCGATCGAGGCTGCCGGATGGAGTACGTCTCCGAGCTGGAGAACGTCGAGGTCGGAGATGTCGTGGTCACGTCGGGGCTGGATCAGATTTACCCCAAGGGACTGACGATCGGCGTGGTGCTCTCTGTCGAGGAGGGCGACCAGCTGACGAAGAACATCGTAATCCGGCCCGAAGTCGATTTCCGGCGCCTGGAGGAGATCCTCGTCCTGCTGAATCCGGAGACGGAGAGGCCCCCGCGCGAGGTCTCGCCATGA
- the mreD gene encoding rod shape-determining protein MreD has product MKSLWRGAAGLLAAAGGQFLLVRYLPALGRSVDLFTVLVIFYAVTRRRVGVMMMGTAAGLTEDLLTHTFLGMNAFKKTLVGYLMGTLGSFFMLSQPIPRFGVLIVATFLEAVTEAVLVLVLGQHLVLPNGSDLLWLGLGNGIAGILGYWLIAKMVD; this is encoded by the coding sequence ATGAAGTCCCTGTGGCGCGGCGCGGCCGGGCTCCTGGCGGCGGCGGGGGGGCAGTTTCTGCTCGTCCGCTACCTGCCGGCTCTGGGCCGCTCGGTGGATCTCTTTACGGTGCTGGTCATCTTCTACGCGGTGACGCGCCGGCGCGTCGGTGTCATGATGATGGGAACCGCCGCGGGCCTGACGGAGGATCTGCTGACCCACACCTTCCTCGGGATGAACGCTTTCAAGAAGACGCTGGTCGGTTACCTGATGGGGACCCTGGGCTCCTTCTTCATGCTCAGCCAGCCGATTCCCCGCTTCGGCGTGCTGATCGTCGCGACCTTCCTGGAGGCGGTCACGGAAGCGGTGCTCGTCCTGGTTCTGGGGCAGCACCTGGTCCTCCCGAACGGCTCCGATCTCTTGTGGCTGGGCCTCGGCAACGGGATCGCGGGGATTCTGGGATACTGGTTGATCGCGAAGATGGTGGATTGA